The following proteins come from a genomic window of Streptococcus oralis:
- a CDS encoding ABC transporter ATP-binding protein produces MVELNLKNIYKKYPNSEHYSVEDFNLDIKDKEFIVFVGPSGCGKSTTLRMIAGLEDITEGTASIDGVVVNDVAPKDRDIAMVFQNYALYPHMTVYDNMAFGLKLRKYSKEDIDKRVQEAAAILGLKEFLDRKPADLSGGQRQRVAMGRAIVRDAKVFLMDEPLSNLDAKLRVSMRAEIAKIHRRIGATTIYVTHDQTEAMTLADRIVIMSATKNPAGTGTIGRVEQIGTPQEVYKNPVNKFVAGFIGSPAMNFINVKLVGSEIVSDGFRLKVPEGALKVLRDKGYEGKELIFGIRPEDVNAEPAFLETFPESVVKATISVSELLGSESHLYCQVGKDEFVAKVDARDYLQTGATVELGFDLNKAHFFDVETEKTVY; encoded by the coding sequence ATGGTAGAATTAAATCTTAAAAATATTTACAAAAAATATCCAAACAGCGAACACTATTCAGTTGAAGACTTCAACTTGGACATCAAAGACAAAGAATTTATCGTTTTCGTAGGTCCTTCAGGATGTGGTAAATCAACAACTCTTCGTATGATCGCTGGTCTTGAAGACATTACAGAAGGTACTGCATCTATCGATGGCGTGGTTGTCAACGACGTAGCTCCAAAAGACCGTGACATCGCCATGGTATTCCAAAACTACGCTCTTTACCCACACATGACTGTATATGACAACATGGCTTTCGGTTTGAAATTGCGTAAATACAGCAAGGAAGACATTGACAAACGTGTGCAAGAAGCGGCAGCAATTCTTGGTTTGAAAGAATTCTTGGATCGTAAACCTGCTGACCTTTCAGGTGGTCAACGTCAACGTGTTGCCATGGGTCGTGCGATCGTCCGTGATGCAAAAGTATTCTTGATGGACGAACCTTTGTCAAACTTGGATGCCAAACTTCGTGTATCTATGCGTGCTGAAATCGCGAAAATCCACCGTCGTATCGGAGCTACAACTATCTACGTAACCCACGACCAAACAGAAGCGATGACTCTTGCAGACCGTATCGTTATCATGTCAGCAACTAAAAACCCAGCTGGTACAGGTACTATCGGACGTGTTGAACAAATCGGTACCCCTCAAGAGGTTTATAAAAACCCAGTTAACAAATTTGTAGCAGGATTCATCGGAAGCCCAGCTATGAACTTCATCAATGTGAAACTAGTTGGTAGCGAAATTGTTTCTGACGGTTTCCGCTTGAAAGTACCAGAAGGAGCTTTGAAAGTTCTTCGTGACAAAGGCTACGAAGGAAAAGAATTGATCTTCGGTATCCGTCCAGAAGATGTGAATGCAGAACCTGCTTTCCTTGAAACATTCCCAGAATCTGTTGTTAAAGCAACTATCTCAGTATCAGAATTGCTTGGTTCAGAATCTCACCTTTACTGCCAAGTTGGTAAAGATGAATTTGTTGCCAAAGTGGATGCTCGTGACTACTTGCAAACAGGTGCAACAGTTGAACTCGGATTTGACTTGAACAAAGCACACTTCTTCGATGTAGAAACTGAAAAAACAGTCTACTAA